Proteins from a single region of Desulfolutivibrio sulfoxidireducens:
- a CDS encoding magnesium transporter CorA family protein, with the protein MISIHKHIGGKLGEIRQIEDDCWINVVNPGEAEIKSLAEQTGVPQDFLIDALDIDERARIETDDGSVLIVVHTPMRSPDEDDDIPFYTLPLGIIKKDRLIITVCRQENEIIQHFLDGRVKNFLISDRARFIIQIFLNTSITFLRHLKEINKKSNMLEDNLHKSMKNEALIKLVNIEKSLVYFMTSVKANELIMARITRADIVRLDELDKDLLDDAITENLQAIHMTKIYSNILSGLMDAFASIISNNLNVVMKVLTSVTIILMIPNLIASMYGMNVELPFQHSMNAFIIVIMSALFLSIIGVLFFLKKKWL; encoded by the coding sequence ATGATCTCCATCCATAAGCACATCGGCGGCAAGCTCGGCGAAATCAGGCAGATCGAGGATGACTGTTGGATCAACGTGGTCAATCCCGGTGAGGCGGAGATCAAGTCCCTGGCCGAACAGACCGGCGTGCCCCAGGATTTCCTCATCGACGCCCTGGACATCGACGAACGTGCCCGCATCGAGACCGACGACGGCAGCGTGCTCATCGTGGTGCATACCCCCATGCGCTCCCCGGACGAGGATGACGACATCCCTTTTTACACCCTCCCGCTGGGCATCATCAAAAAGGACCGGCTGATCATCACCGTGTGCCGCCAGGAAAACGAGATCATCCAGCACTTCCTGGACGGCCGGGTCAAGAATTTCCTCATCAGCGACCGGGCCCGGTTCATCATCCAGATTTTTCTCAACACCTCCATCACCTTCCTGCGCCATCTCAAGGAGATCAACAAGAAATCGAACATGCTCGAGGACAATCTGCACAAGTCCATGAAAAACGAGGCCCTGATCAAGCTGGTGAACATCGAGAAAAGCCTCGTCTACTTCATGACCTCGGTCAAGGCCAACGAACTGATCATGGCCAGGATCACCAGGGCGGACATCGTGCGCCTGGACGAACTCGACAAGGACCTTCTCGACGACGCCATCACCGAGAACCTCCAGGCCATCCACATGACCAAGATCTACAGCAACATCCTAAGCGGGCTCATGGACGCCTTCGCCTCGATCATCTCCAACAACCTCAACGTGGTCATGAAGGTTTTGACCAGCGTGACCATCATCCTCATGATCCCCAATCTGATCGCCAGCATGTACGGAATGAACGTGGAGCTGCCTTTCCAGCATTCCATGAACGCCTTTATCATCGTCATCATGTCGGCGCTGTTCCTGTCGATTATCGGGGTC
- the ltrA gene encoding group II intron reverse transcriptase/maturase, with product METVVERENMTAALKQVRANKGAPGVDGMTIHMLLPFLRQEWPRIKEELLTGRYAPQPVRGVEIPKPGGGVRQLGIPTALDRLIQQAMHQVLSPIFDPGFSESSYGFRPGRGALQAVSQARAFAAQGRRFVVDMDLEKFFDRVNHDVLMARVVRKIADKRVLGLIRRYLQAGMMHGGVMSARAEGTPQGGPLSPLLSNILLDDLDKELERRGHTFCRYADDCNVYVRTRQAGERVMASLTRFLADRLKLRVNVDKSAVDRPWKRKFLGYSMTWHVRPRLKVAPQTVKRFKGAIREELRRGRGRSLSTTIATLTPKLRGWVNYFKLAEVKGVFEELDEWLRRKLRCLLWRQWKRSYTRAKNLMRRGLTEERAWRSATNGRGPWWNAGASHMNAAFPKKFFDACGLVSLLDQLRRLHYVT from the coding sequence ATGGAAACGGTGGTCGAACGCGAGAACATGACAGCGGCCTTGAAACAGGTGCGGGCGAACAAGGGAGCGCCGGGTGTGGACGGCATGACCATCCACATGCTGCTGCCCTTTCTGCGCCAGGAATGGCCGCGCATCAAAGAAGAACTGCTGACGGGGCGCTACGCGCCCCAGCCGGTGCGCGGGGTGGAAATCCCCAAGCCGGGCGGCGGGGTGCGACAACTGGGCATCCCGACGGCCCTGGACCGACTCATCCAGCAGGCCATGCATCAGGTGTTGTCCCCGATCTTCGATCCCGGCTTCTCCGAATCCAGCTACGGTTTTCGTCCTGGCCGAGGCGCGCTTCAAGCCGTCTCGCAGGCCCGGGCCTTTGCGGCTCAGGGGCGTCGCTTCGTCGTGGATATGGACCTGGAGAAGTTCTTCGACCGGGTGAACCATGATGTGCTCATGGCGCGCGTGGTCCGCAAGATTGCCGACAAGCGGGTGCTCGGTCTCATCCGACGCTACCTGCAAGCGGGAATGATGCACGGGGGCGTGATGTCCGCGCGAGCCGAGGGCACGCCGCAGGGCGGCCCTCTGTCTCCGCTTTTGTCCAACATCCTTCTGGATGATCTGGACAAGGAGCTTGAACGGAGAGGCCACACGTTTTGCCGCTATGCCGACGATTGCAACGTGTACGTGCGAACGCGGCAGGCTGGCGAACGAGTCATGGCCTCGCTCACACGGTTTCTGGCAGACCGGTTGAAGTTGCGGGTCAACGTGGACAAGAGCGCGGTAGACCGGCCCTGGAAACGGAAGTTTCTCGGATACTCGATGACGTGGCACGTGCGTCCGCGACTGAAAGTCGCGCCGCAGACAGTGAAACGGTTCAAAGGAGCCATCCGCGAAGAACTCCGTCGAGGGCGCGGCCGTTCGCTGTCGACCACGATAGCCACCCTCACGCCGAAGCTGCGGGGCTGGGTGAACTACTTCAAGCTGGCGGAAGTGAAAGGCGTTTTCGAGGAACTGGACGAGTGGCTGCGGCGTAAGCTGCGCTGCCTGCTCTGGCGACAGTGGAAACGCTCCTACACGCGGGCGAAGAACCTGATGCGGCGGGGATTGACCGAGGAGCGGGCCTGGCGCTCGGCCACCAACGGGCGCGGCCCGTGGTGGAACGCCGGGGCCTCGCATATGAACGCGGCCTTCCCGAAGAAATTCTTTGATGCCTGTGGACTCGTGTCGCTGCTCGATCAACTGCGCAGGTTGCACTATGTGACGTGA
- the hflC gene encoding protease modulator HflC, which yields MKRSSIILGVVAVLVLVGISQSAFVVDETERAIVLQLGKPIGETLGPGLHFKLPFVQNALFFDARILDYEAKAAEILTKDKKTMVVDNYSRWRITDPLLFYRTLRTEQRAQARLEDIIYAELRVVLGRFSLHELVSEKRAEIMSLVTAKTNEMLSPYGLEVVDVRIKRTDLPPQNEQAIFNRMRSERIREAKLYRSEGQEEMDKIKSGADRERTIILAEAQRKADVLRGEGDAEAAAIFAEALRPAREFYSFVRSLDAYKAATMENTRVILTPSGEFLKYMR from the coding sequence ATGAAACGATCCTCCATCATCCTCGGCGTCGTGGCCGTGCTCGTCCTGGTGGGCATAAGCCAGAGCGCCTTTGTCGTGGACGAGACCGAGCGGGCCATCGTGCTCCAACTGGGCAAACCCATAGGCGAAACCCTGGGCCCGGGGTTGCATTTCAAGCTGCCCTTCGTGCAAAACGCCCTGTTCTTCGACGCGCGCATCCTCGACTACGAGGCCAAGGCCGCCGAGATCCTGACCAAGGACAAAAAAACCATGGTCGTGGACAACTACTCGAGGTGGCGCATCACCGATCCGCTTCTCTTCTACCGTACCCTGCGCACGGAGCAGCGCGCCCAGGCCCGGCTCGAGGACATCATCTACGCCGAACTGCGCGTGGTCCTGGGCCGGTTCTCCCTGCACGAGCTGGTTTCGGAAAAACGCGCCGAGATCATGTCCCTGGTGACGGCCAAGACCAACGAGATGCTCTCGCCCTACGGACTCGAGGTGGTGGATGTGCGCATCAAGCGGACGGACCTGCCGCCGCAGAACGAACAGGCCATCTTCAACCGCATGCGCTCGGAACGCATCCGCGAGGCCAAGCTGTACCGCTCCGAGGGCCAGGAGGAGATGGACAAGATCAAGTCCGGGGCCGACCGGGAACGCACGATCATCCTGGCCGAGGCCCAGCGCAAGGCCGATGTGCTGCGCGGCGAGGGCGACGCCGAGGCCGCCGCGATCTTCGCCGAGGCCCTGCGGCCTGCCCGGGAATTCTATTCCTTCGTGCGCAGCCTTGACGCCTACAAGGCCGCGACGATGGAAAACACCCGGGTGATCCTGACCCCGTCCGGGGAGTTCCTCAAGTACATGCGCTAG